Proteins encoded in a region of the Pseudomonas syringae KCTC 12500 genome:
- the flgE gene encoding flagellar hook protein FlgE, giving the protein MSFNIGLSGLYAANKSLDVTGNNIANVATTGFKSSRAEFADQYAQSIRGTSGNTSVGSGVRTAAVSQQFSQGSLTTGTANSLDLAINGDGFFMMSNNGEKLYTRAGAFHTDKEGYVVNSSNMKLQGYNVDANGSVVTGALSDLRVNASNLDPKATSTITNSANLNSTTPLPTVATFDATDTKSYNNKYSTPTYDTQGNAHTLDQYFVKTGTNTWSMYSLMDGRSISDPTSTAPDKNDLTFDSSGNLVTTAGAAVPTDSANIKFNADGTFAVNNWVPGVQVGTGTTATWAANGAAGAASIKLDMSSTTQTASVSGLLKQDQNGYATGQLSGMNVDSSGNLFATYTNGKSQVIGQTSLTSFANVQGLAQAGGTNWRETFASGVPVSGAPQSGTLGYITGQALEESNVDLTMELVNLIKAQSNYQANAKTISTQSTIMQTTIQMT; this is encoded by the coding sequence ATGTCTTTCAATATCGGCCTTAGTGGGCTCTATGCTGCAAACAAAAGTCTCGACGTTACCGGCAACAACATTGCCAACGTCGCGACAACCGGTTTCAAATCGTCACGTGCCGAGTTCGCTGATCAATACGCTCAGTCGATTCGTGGTACTTCCGGCAATACCAGCGTCGGCAGTGGCGTGAGGACCGCTGCGGTTTCCCAGCAGTTCTCCCAGGGCAGCCTGACTACCGGAACAGCTAACAGTCTGGACCTTGCCATCAATGGCGACGGTTTCTTCATGATGAGCAATAACGGCGAGAAGCTGTACACCCGTGCCGGTGCATTCCACACCGACAAGGAAGGCTACGTCGTCAATAGCAGCAACATGAAGCTGCAGGGTTACAACGTTGACGCCAATGGCTCTGTCGTGACCGGCGCGCTCAGCGATCTGCGTGTGAACGCGTCCAACCTGGACCCCAAGGCGACGAGCACGATCACCAACTCCGCCAACTTGAACTCGACGACGCCATTACCGACCGTTGCGACGTTCGATGCGACCGACACCAAGAGTTACAACAACAAGTACAGCACCCCGACTTACGACACTCAGGGTAATGCTCACACCCTGGATCAGTATTTCGTCAAGACCGGCACCAATACCTGGTCGATGTATTCCCTGATGGACGGGCGCAGCATTTCCGATCCGACGTCTACCGCGCCGGACAAGAATGACCTGACATTCGATTCCTCGGGCAACCTGGTGACCACCGCCGGCGCCGCTGTTCCTACTGACAGCGCCAACATCAAGTTCAATGCTGACGGTACGTTTGCCGTGAACAACTGGGTACCTGGCGTGCAGGTCGGTACTGGCACGACGGCCACTTGGGCAGCCAACGGCGCTGCTGGCGCAGCTTCGATCAAGCTGGACATGTCGTCCACTACCCAGACCGCTTCGGTATCGGGCCTGCTCAAGCAGGATCAGAACGGTTACGCCACTGGCCAGTTGAGCGGCATGAACGTCGACTCGAGCGGCAACCTGTTCGCCACCTACACCAACGGCAAGTCGCAGGTCATCGGCCAGACTTCGCTGACCAGCTTTGCCAACGTGCAGGGCCTGGCGCAGGCCGGCGGCACCAACTGGCGTGAAACGTTCGCTTCCGGCGTACCGGTGAGCGGCGCTCCACAGTCGGGTACATTGGGTTACATCACTGGTCAGGCGCTGGAAGAATCCAACGTCGACCTGACCATGGAGCTGGTTAACCTGATCAAGGCGCAGAGCAACTATCAGGCTAACGCCAAGACCATTTCCACACAAAGCACCATCATGCAGACCACTATTCAGATGACGTAA
- the flgJ gene encoding flagellar assembly peptidoglycan hydrolase FlgJ → MDMPKSGISSAVDSGAYTDVNRLASLKHGDKDSVENQKKVAREFESLFVSQMLKAMRSANEVLAKDNPMNTPATRQYQDMYDQQLAVTLSTRGNGIGLQDVLMRQLSKDKGINHAAPINTTDAAKAATAATDAAPAKTGLATSVYQRPLWATRSVAADQAAAAASASGEGRNDMAMLNSRRLSLPAKLTDRLLAGIVPSATAAVSNSPVPARATAGSTGNNGDWTLDPNLAPAPEYVRSMAQPPLAPAKRAFSNADQFVETMLPLAKEAAARIGVDPVMLVAQAALETGWGKSIMRQQDGSSSHNLFGIKAAGSWKGAEARAITSEFRDGKMVKETADFRSYDSYADSFHDLVSLLQNNSRYKEVVNSADKPEQFVKELQKAGYATDPDYASKISQIAKQMKSYQTYAAAAGSSTTL, encoded by the coding sequence ATGGATATGCCCAAGAGCGGAATTTCGTCGGCGGTCGATTCGGGTGCCTATACCGACGTCAACCGTCTGGCGTCGCTGAAGCATGGCGACAAGGACAGTGTGGAAAACCAGAAGAAAGTGGCCCGCGAGTTCGAGTCGCTCTTCGTCAGCCAGATGCTCAAGGCCATGCGCTCGGCCAACGAAGTGCTAGCCAAGGACAATCCGATGAACACCCCGGCCACGCGGCAGTATCAGGATATGTATGACCAGCAACTGGCGGTCACGCTGTCCACCCGTGGCAACGGTATCGGCTTGCAGGACGTGCTGATGCGCCAATTGTCGAAAGACAAGGGGATAAACCACGCCGCGCCGATCAATACGACCGACGCCGCCAAGGCTGCAACGGCCGCTACCGACGCTGCGCCGGCCAAGACCGGCCTGGCGACCAGTGTCTACCAGCGTCCGTTGTGGGCCACACGCTCGGTGGCTGCCGATCAGGCGGCGGCTGCGGCATCGGCGTCCGGAGAAGGGCGCAATGACATGGCGATGCTCAACTCGCGCCGTCTGTCCTTGCCCGCCAAGCTCACCGATCGTCTGCTGGCTGGCATCGTGCCTTCCGCTACAGCGGCGGTCAGCAACAGCCCGGTACCTGCTCGCGCGACAGCCGGCAGCACAGGCAACAACGGCGACTGGACTCTTGATCCGAACCTGGCACCCGCGCCTGAGTACGTGCGCTCCATGGCCCAGCCACCGCTGGCACCGGCCAAGCGTGCGTTCAGCAACGCCGATCAGTTCGTCGAAACCATGCTGCCACTGGCCAAGGAAGCCGCAGCACGAATCGGCGTCGACCCGGTCATGCTGGTGGCGCAGGCGGCACTGGAAACCGGTTGGGGCAAATCGATCATGCGTCAGCAGGACGGCAGCAGCAGCCACAACCTGTTCGGCATCAAGGCGGCGGGCAGCTGGAAGGGTGCCGAAGCACGCGCGATCACCAGCGAGTTCCGCGACGGCAAGATGGTCAAGGAAACGGCGGACTTCCGTTCCTACGATTCCTACGCCGACAGCTTCCACGACCTGGTCAGTCTGTTGCAGAACAACAGCCGGTATAAAGAAGTGGTCAATTCGGCCGATAAACCGGAACAGTTTGTAAAAGAATTGCAGAAGGCCGGCTACGCCACTGACCCGGACTATGCCAGCAAGATTTCGCAGATTGCGAAGCAGATGAAGAGTTACCAGACTTACGCCGCTGCAGCGGGCTCTTCCACGACTTTATAA
- a CDS encoding flagellar basal body P-ring protein FlgI has protein sequence MIKFKQLIAATLLLSTAFGVHAERLKDIASISGVRANQLIGYGLVVGLNGTGDQTTQTPFTLQTFNNMLSQFGIKVPAGSGTVQLKNVAAVAVYADLPAFAKPGQTVDITVSSIGNSKSLRGGALLMTPMKGVDGNVYAIAQGNLVVGGFDAEGRDGSKITVNVPSSGRIPGGASVERSVPSGFNQGNTLTLNLNRSDFTTAKRVVDKINELLGPGVAQALDGGSVRVTAPLDPGQRVDYLSILENLEVDPGQTAAKVIINSRTGTIVIGQNVKVSPAAVTHGSLTVTITEDPIVSQPGALSGGQTAVVPRSRVNAQQELHPMFKFGPGTTLDEIVRAVNQVGAAPGDLMAILEALKQAGALQADLIVI, from the coding sequence ATGATCAAGTTCAAGCAACTGATAGCGGCGACCTTGTTGTTGTCCACAGCGTTCGGCGTCCACGCCGAGCGTCTGAAGGATATCGCGAGCATCTCCGGCGTACGGGCCAACCAGTTGATCGGCTACGGTCTGGTCGTTGGTCTCAATGGTACAGGTGACCAGACCACCCAGACCCCGTTCACCCTGCAGACCTTCAACAACATGCTGTCGCAGTTCGGCATCAAGGTCCCGGCCGGCTCTGGCACCGTACAGTTGAAAAACGTTGCAGCAGTTGCGGTGTACGCAGATTTGCCAGCATTTGCCAAACCGGGCCAGACGGTCGATATCACCGTTTCCTCGATCGGTAACTCCAAGAGCCTGCGCGGTGGTGCGCTGTTGATGACACCGATGAAAGGTGTCGACGGCAACGTTTACGCCATCGCTCAGGGCAACCTGGTGGTCGGCGGTTTCGACGCGGAAGGCCGTGACGGCTCGAAAATCACTGTCAACGTTCCGTCGTCGGGGCGCATTCCTGGCGGAGCGTCGGTCGAGCGTTCGGTGCCGAGCGGCTTCAATCAGGGCAATACCCTGACCCTGAACCTGAATCGCTCCGACTTCACCACTGCCAAGCGGGTTGTCGACAAGATCAACGAATTGCTGGGCCCGGGCGTCGCTCAGGCGCTGGACGGTGGTTCGGTGCGTGTGACCGCGCCGCTTGATCCGGGCCAGCGTGTCGACTACCTGTCGATTCTGGAAAACCTGGAAGTCGATCCGGGCCAGACCGCTGCCAAGGTCATCATCAATTCGCGGACCGGCACCATCGTCATCGGCCAGAACGTGAAGGTTTCGCCTGCTGCCGTGACCCACGGCAGCCTGACCGTGACCATCACCGAAGACCCGATCGTCAGCCAGCCGGGCGCATTGTCCGGTGGTCAGACTGCGGTCGTGCCACGCTCGCGGGTCAATGCCCAGCAGGAGTTGCACCCGATGTTCAAGTTCGGTCCAGGCACGACGCTGGATGAGATCGTTCGCGCGGTCAATCAGGTGGGCGCTGCGCCCGGTGACCTGATGGCCATTCTCGAAGCCCTTAAGCAGGCCGGCGCGTTGCAAGCCGACCTGATCGTGATCTGA
- the flgB gene encoding flagellar basal body rod protein FlgB translates to MSISFDKALGIHEKALNFRAQRAEVLANNISNADTPNFKARDLEFSSVLAAETDKAQNGHFALNKTNSRHIEAEGMGNDDGTLMYRTPSQPSLDQNTVDSQVEQASYTENAMGFQASFTLLNSKFKGLVAALRGE, encoded by the coding sequence ATGAGCATCAGCTTCGATAAAGCGCTAGGCATACATGAAAAGGCCCTCAACTTCCGGGCTCAGCGGGCAGAGGTGTTGGCCAACAACATTTCCAACGCCGACACCCCGAACTTCAAGGCTCGTGATCTGGAGTTTTCTTCGGTGCTGGCTGCCGAAACCGACAAGGCCCAGAACGGTCACTTCGCGCTGAACAAGACCAACAGCCGCCATATCGAAGCCGAGGGCATGGGCAATGACGACGGGACGCTGATGTATCGCACGCCGTCGCAGCCTTCGCTGGACCAGAACACCGTTGATTCCCAGGTCGAGCAGGCCAGCTACACCGAGAACGCCATGGGCTTCCAGGCCAGCTTCACATTGCTCAACAGCAAGTTCAAGGGGCTGGTTGCAGCCCTTCGCGGAGAATAA
- a CDS encoding flagellar basal body rod protein FlgF: MDKLLYVAMSGASENAIAQKAHANNLANVSTNGFMRDLEQARSMPVFGEVMPSRAYAMSERPGTDFSAGAMVQTGRELDIAVKGDGWIAVQTPDGGEAYTRSSGMNIDALGVLRDGSGLPVMGNGGPIAVPPQQQIEIGADGTISIRSLGESPQVMAQVDRIKLVRPDLKTMEKGPDGLIHTKTGRPADADATVQVESGFLQASNVNAVEEMTSVLALSRQFELHVKMMKTAEEDDQSMARVLQLG, from the coding sequence GTGGACAAGTTGCTTTACGTCGCAATGAGCGGTGCATCCGAAAACGCGATCGCGCAAAAGGCTCATGCCAACAACCTGGCAAACGTCTCGACCAACGGTTTCATGCGTGACCTTGAACAGGCCCGCTCGATGCCGGTGTTTGGCGAGGTCATGCCATCGCGCGCCTACGCCATGAGCGAGCGTCCCGGTACCGACTTTTCCGCCGGTGCCATGGTGCAGACCGGTCGCGAGCTGGACATCGCCGTCAAGGGTGATGGCTGGATCGCCGTGCAGACGCCCGACGGCGGTGAAGCCTATACCCGCAGTTCCGGCATGAACATCGATGCCCTGGGCGTGTTGCGCGACGGCAGTGGTTTGCCGGTTATGGGCAACGGCGGTCCGATCGCCGTGCCGCCTCAGCAGCAGATCGAGATCGGCGCCGACGGCACGATCAGCATTCGTTCGCTGGGCGAGAGTCCGCAGGTGATGGCGCAGGTTGACCGCATCAAGCTGGTCAGGCCTGACCTGAAGACCATGGAGAAGGGCCCTGACGGCCTGATCCACACCAAGACCGGCCGGCCTGCCGACGCAGACGCCACCGTTCAGGTCGAGTCCGGCTTTCTGCAGGCGAGCAACGTCAATGCGGTCGAGGAAATGACCTCGGTACTGGCCTTGTCCCGTCAATTCGAATTGCACGTCAAGATGATGAAGACCGCCGAAGAAGACGATCAGTCTATGGCTCGCGTCTTGCAACTTGGCTAA
- a CDS encoding flagellar hook-basal body complex protein, translating to MSFNTAISGIHAANKRLEVAGNNIANVGTLGFKSSRAQFSALYASAQLGAGQHAVGDGVRLASVQQNFNQGETVISSGNALDMRIQGNGFFVVSDQGSLAYTRAGAFLKDAANFVVDSDGGRLQGYAANDKGEIASGIRTDLQIDTSNVGARATTTVAETINLDASLPSLARLPTFDPDDPATYTRVATRTIQDVGITPVPAADHELKQYFVKTEANQWSMYVLVDGRNPVDPDSVAPLQVSLELKPDGSLSYSGNDQHLSKVSDTEFALQGWVPAAQINGAWAANGSLNGGAVSLPLNDAGASLLDPGDTVMHRPVPDFNPADLNTYSRMFGNQIFDSQGNTHELKQYFVKDGTNSWRMHALIDDRNPQNSASTTPLTANIVFDSHGAVASLTGSPGLSSNGTQLKLTGWSPVMAVDPGTARERWISNGAAGSADGITIDFTRLLQHNATSSRSAAYVDGHSAGELKSLDVGRDGILRAGFTNGMTKSIGQVMLASFANPHGLQPRSDTRWTATADSGVAEYDVPGIGTLGSIVSGALEGSNVVLADELIALIQAQTAYQANSKAISTEVTLMQTLIQST from the coding sequence ATGTCATTCAATACAGCGATCAGCGGTATTCATGCTGCCAATAAACGACTGGAAGTGGCGGGTAATAATATTGCCAACGTCGGTACTCTGGGTTTCAAGTCGTCCCGTGCGCAGTTTTCGGCTTTATATGCGTCCGCACAGCTGGGGGCCGGGCAGCACGCTGTCGGGGATGGTGTACGACTTGCTTCGGTGCAGCAGAATTTCAATCAGGGTGAAACCGTGATCAGTTCCGGCAATGCGCTGGATATGCGTATTCAGGGCAACGGTTTTTTCGTGGTCAGTGATCAGGGTTCGCTGGCCTATACGCGGGCCGGCGCCTTTTTGAAAGACGCTGCCAACTTTGTCGTCGACAGCGATGGCGGACGTTTGCAGGGGTATGCCGCAAACGATAAGGGCGAGATTGCCAGTGGTATCCGCACGGACTTGCAGATCGATACGTCCAACGTCGGTGCCAGGGCTACGACCACGGTGGCTGAAACTATCAATCTGGATGCCTCGCTGCCTTCGCTTGCTCGCTTGCCGACCTTCGACCCGGACGACCCCGCGACCTACACACGGGTCGCCACCCGGACCATCCAGGATGTGGGCATCACTCCGGTGCCCGCAGCCGATCATGAGCTCAAGCAGTATTTCGTCAAGACCGAGGCCAATCAATGGTCGATGTATGTGCTGGTGGACGGGCGCAATCCGGTGGATCCCGACAGCGTAGCGCCGCTGCAGGTAAGCCTTGAGCTCAAGCCTGACGGCTCGCTGTCGTACAGCGGCAATGATCAGCACCTGAGCAAAGTCTCGGACACCGAATTTGCCTTGCAGGGTTGGGTGCCTGCCGCGCAGATCAATGGCGCTTGGGCGGCGAATGGCTCGCTGAACGGCGGGGCTGTTTCGTTGCCGTTGAACGATGCCGGGGCCAGTCTGCTCGATCCCGGTGATACGGTCATGCATCGGCCGGTTCCAGACTTCAATCCGGCAGACCTGAACACCTACAGCAGGATGTTCGGTAACCAGATCTTTGACAGTCAGGGCAACACTCATGAGCTGAAACAGTATTTCGTGAAGGACGGCACCAACAGTTGGCGCATGCACGCACTGATCGATGATCGAAACCCGCAGAACTCCGCTTCCACCACGCCGCTGACGGCGAACATCGTCTTCGATTCCCATGGCGCCGTCGCGTCGTTGACCGGCAGTCCGGGCCTGAGCAGCAATGGCACTCAGCTGAAACTCACTGGCTGGTCGCCTGTGATGGCGGTTGATCCTGGCACCGCGCGCGAGCGCTGGATATCCAACGGGGCGGCTGGCAGCGCTGACGGCATCACCATCGACTTCACCCGTCTGCTTCAGCACAACGCTACCAGTTCGCGCTCGGCTGCCTACGTGGATGGCCACTCGGCAGGCGAACTGAAAAGTCTCGACGTTGGCCGGGACGGCATTCTGCGTGCCGGGTTTACCAATGGCATGACCAAGTCTATCGGTCAGGTGATGCTCGCCAGTTTCGCCAATCCGCATGGCTTGCAGCCGCGTAGCGATACACGCTGGACCGCCACCGCTGATTCCGGAGTGGCTGAATATGATGTGCCGGGCATCGGTACGCTGGGCAGCATCGTCAGTGGCGCGCTGGAGGGTTCTAACGTCGTGCTGGCCGATGAGCTGATTGCGCTGATCCAGGCCCAGACAGCCTATCAGGCCAACTCGAAGGCGATATCCACCGAAGTGACGCTGATGCAGACGCTGATTCAGTCGACCTGA
- the flgC gene encoding flagellar basal body rod protein FlgC, translating to MSLANVFNIAGSAMSAQTTRLNTTASNIANAETVSSSMDQTYRARHPVFATVMQGQQSTGGSLFQDQGEAGQGVQVNGIIEDSSNLEARYEPNHPSADKDGYVYYPNVNVVEEMADMISASRSFQTNAEIMNTAKSMMQKVLTLGQ from the coding sequence ATGTCACTAGCCAATGTGTTCAACATTGCCGGTAGCGCCATGAGTGCCCAGACCACGCGTCTGAACACCACGGCCAGTAACATCGCCAACGCCGAGACCGTGTCTTCGAGCATGGACCAGACCTATCGTGCCCGTCACCCGGTGTTCGCCACCGTGATGCAGGGTCAGCAGTCGACTGGTGGTTCTTTGTTTCAGGACCAGGGCGAAGCCGGGCAGGGCGTTCAGGTCAACGGCATCATCGAAGACAGCTCGAACCTGGAAGCACGTTACGAGCCCAATCATCCTTCCGCTGACAAGGACGGGTATGTCTATTACCCCAACGTCAATGTCGTGGAAGAAATGGCCGACATGATTTCTGCCAGCCGGTCTTTCCAGACCAACGCAGAAATCATGAACACCGCTAAATCCATGATGCAGAAGGTTCTGACCCTCGGTCAGTGA
- a CDS encoding DUF1348 family protein gives MSDKARPPLPPFTLETAVQKVRGAEDGWNSRDAAKVALAYTEDTYWRNRSEFVNGRAEAQAFLERKWRKELDYRLIKELWAFTDNRIAVRYAYEWHDDSGNWFRSYGNENWEFAANGLMQRRFACINDLPIAESERKYHWPLGRRPDDHPGLSELGL, from the coding sequence ATGAGTGATAAAGCAAGGCCGCCATTGCCACCCTTCACCCTGGAGACTGCAGTCCAGAAAGTCCGTGGCGCCGAGGATGGCTGGAATTCGCGCGATGCGGCGAAAGTCGCGCTGGCCTACACCGAAGACACCTATTGGCGTAACCGCAGCGAGTTCGTCAATGGTCGCGCAGAGGCTCAGGCCTTTCTGGAACGCAAGTGGCGCAAGGAACTGGACTACCGGCTGATCAAGGAACTCTGGGCATTCACGGATAACCGCATCGCCGTGCGCTATGCGTACGAATGGCATGACGACTCCGGCAACTGGTTCCGTTCGTATGGCAATGAAAACTGGGAGTTCGCTGCAAACGGCCTCATGCAACGGCGCTTTGCCTGCATCAACGATTTGCCGATCGCCGAGTCCGAGCGCAAATACCATTGGCCATTGGGGCGCCGACCGGATGATCACCCGGGGTTGAGTGAGCTGGGTCTCTGA
- the flgG gene encoding flagellar basal-body rod protein FlgG translates to MLPALYVAKTGLAAQDTNLTTISNNLANVSTTGFKSDRAEFQDLLYQIKRQPGAQSTQDSELPSGLQLGTGVRIVGTQKNFTAGSLQTTNNPLDLAVNGRGFFQVTQPDGTIAYSRDGTFHLDANGQIVTANGYALEPAIVVPQNAQTFTVGQDGTVSVTLAGATATPQIIGNIQTADFINPAGLQAMGGNLYLETGSSGAPQIGTPGLNGLGPTLQNTLENSNVSTVEELVNMITTQRAYEMNSKVISTADQMLQNLTQNL, encoded by the coding sequence ATGCTTCCTGCACTATACGTCGCCAAAACCGGCCTTGCCGCTCAGGACACCAACCTGACCACCATCTCCAACAACCTGGCGAACGTCTCGACCACGGGTTTCAAGAGTGACCGTGCCGAGTTCCAGGACCTGCTGTATCAGATCAAACGCCAGCCGGGTGCCCAGTCCACCCAAGACAGCGAACTGCCTTCCGGCCTGCAACTGGGTACCGGTGTGCGCATTGTCGGCACGCAGAAGAACTTCACTGCCGGTAGCCTGCAGACCACCAACAACCCGCTGGACCTGGCGGTCAACGGTCGTGGTTTCTTTCAGGTGACCCAGCCGGACGGCACCATTGCCTACAGCCGTGACGGTACGTTCCACCTCGACGCCAACGGCCAGATCGTGACCGCCAACGGTTATGCCCTCGAGCCTGCGATTGTCGTTCCGCAGAACGCCCAGACCTTCACGGTCGGCCAGGACGGTACTGTTTCCGTCACGCTGGCAGGTGCAACCGCTACGCCGCAGATCATCGGCAACATCCAGACTGCAGACTTCATCAACCCGGCCGGTCTGCAGGCCATGGGTGGCAACCTGTACCTGGAAACCGGTTCGAGCGGCGCGCCGCAGATCGGCACGCCTGGCCTTAACGGCCTGGGTCCGACCCTGCAGAACACTCTGGAAAACTCCAACGTCAGCACCGTTGAGGAACTGGTCAACATGATCACTACCCAGCGCGCTTACGAGATGAACTCCAAAGTGATCTCGACCGCTGACCAGATGCTGCAAAACCTGACGCAGAACCTGTAA
- the flgH gene encoding flagellar basal body L-ring protein FlgH: MNRLSVPRFSVLIASLCGITLLSGCVAPTAKPNDPYYAPVLPRTPMSAAANNGAIYQAGFEQNLYGDRKAFRIGDIITITLSERMAASKAATSAMSKNSNNSIGLTSLFGSGLTTNNPIGGNDLSLNAGYNGARTTKGDGKAAQSNSLTGSVTVTVADVLPNGILAVRGEKWMTLNTGDELVRIAGLVRADDIATDNTVSSTRIADARITYSGTGAFADTSQPGWFDRFFLSPLFPF, translated from the coding sequence ATGAACCGCCTTAGTGTTCCGCGTTTTTCAGTGTTGATCGCTTCATTGTGCGGGATCACCCTGCTGTCCGGCTGTGTTGCGCCGACGGCCAAGCCCAATGACCCTTATTACGCTCCGGTGTTGCCGCGTACGCCCATGTCGGCGGCTGCCAACAATGGCGCCATCTATCAGGCCGGTTTCGAGCAGAACCTGTACGGTGACCGCAAGGCCTTCCGCATTGGCGACATCATCACCATCACGCTTTCCGAGCGTATGGCGGCGAGCAAGGCGGCCACTTCGGCGATGTCCAAGAACAGCAACAACAGCATTGGTCTGACCTCGCTTTTCGGTTCGGGTCTGACCACTAACAACCCGATTGGCGGCAATGATTTGAGCCTCAACGCCGGTTACAACGGCGCGCGGACCACCAAGGGTGACGGCAAGGCCGCACAGAGCAACAGTCTGACCGGCTCGGTCACCGTGACGGTTGCGGATGTGCTGCCCAACGGCATTCTGGCGGTACGTGGCGAGAAGTGGATGACCCTCAATACCGGTGACGAGCTGGTGCGCATTGCCGGTCTGGTCCGGGCTGATGACATCGCGACCGACAACACTGTGTCGTCCACCCGTATCGCTGATGCACGTATTACCTATTCGGGGACCGGAGCCTTTGCCGATACCAGCCAGCCAGGCTGGTTCGACCGGTTCTTCCTCAGCCCGTTGTTCCCTTTCTGA
- the cynS gene encoding cyanase yields the protein MPHSNISRAPRQHLTERVLQAKTAKNLTWAGLAEGTGLSVVYVTAALLGQHPLPEAVAEVVAERLGLDRDAVAELQTIPLRGNVEDVSNDPTIYRFHEMVQVYGTTLKALVHEQFGDGIISAINFKLDIKKVDDPEGGERAVITLDGKFLPYKPF from the coding sequence ATGCCGCACAGCAATATTTCCAGAGCGCCGCGCCAGCATCTGACTGAACGTGTGCTGCAGGCCAAGACTGCAAAGAACCTGACCTGGGCGGGGCTCGCAGAAGGTACGGGGTTGAGCGTGGTGTATGTCACCGCTGCCTTGCTCGGTCAGCACCCTTTGCCGGAAGCGGTGGCCGAGGTGGTCGCCGAGCGTCTCGGGCTGGACCGGGACGCGGTCGCCGAACTGCAAACCATCCCGTTGCGCGGCAATGTCGAAGACGTCTCAAACGACCCGACCATCTACCGCTTCCATGAAATGGTTCAGGTCTACGGCACAACGCTGAAAGCATTGGTGCATGAGCAGTTCGGCGACGGCATCATCAGCGCAATCAACTTCAAGCTCGACATCAAGAAAGTCGATGATCCGGAAGGGGGCGAGCGAGCCGTGATCACCCTCGATGGAAAATTCCTGCCCTACAAACCGTTCTGA
- the flgD gene encoding flagellar hook assembly protein FlgD, giving the protein MAVDSTTANSVSSTFLNTLQNPTPTATNSTGTLGKDSFLQLLVTQMKNQNPLDPQDNTQFVAQLAQFSSLESMQNLTSTVDTIASSYKSSQALQASSLVGRSVIIDASSTSVDTTKGLTGSIVVPSESSLTTVKVYDSQSNLVDSVDLGTQKAGTTSFAWDGTDSSGTQLPSGTYTFKAEGSVEGKNTQLSTYLPATVNSVTMGVNGAETTLNLASGSVALSKVQTIGL; this is encoded by the coding sequence ATGGCCGTTGATAGCACCACAGCAAACAGCGTTTCATCGACATTTTTGAATACGCTGCAGAATCCGACGCCGACCGCGACGAATTCTACCGGCACGCTGGGCAAGGACTCTTTTCTGCAGTTGCTCGTGACGCAGATGAAGAACCAGAACCCTCTGGATCCGCAGGACAACACGCAGTTCGTTGCGCAACTGGCGCAGTTCAGCAGCCTTGAAAGCATGCAGAATCTGACCTCGACCGTTGACACGATCGCCAGCAGCTACAAGTCGTCGCAGGCCTTGCAGGCCTCGTCACTGGTCGGACGCTCGGTAATCATCGATGCGAGCAGTACCTCGGTCGATACGACCAAAGGCCTGACCGGGTCGATCGTAGTGCCGAGCGAAAGCTCGCTAACGACCGTCAAGGTGTACGACTCGCAATCGAATCTGGTAGACAGTGTTGACCTGGGCACGCAAAAAGCCGGTACCACCAGCTTTGCCTGGGACGGTACGGACTCAAGCGGTACTCAGTTGCCATCGGGAACTTATACCTTCAAAGCTGAAGGCTCGGTCGAAGGCAAGAACACACAGCTTTCAACTTACCTGCCCGCCACGGTCAACAGTGTCACGATGGGTGTCAATGGCGCAGAAACAACGCTCAACCTGGCCAGCGGCAGTGTTGCCCTGTCCAAAGTTCAAACTATCGGATTGTAG